Proteins found in one Salvelinus alpinus chromosome 11, SLU_Salpinus.1, whole genome shotgun sequence genomic segment:
- the LOC139534080 gene encoding DENN domain-containing protein 5B-like isoform X9 yields MSGTNAASGAAPCRFAHYFVICGIDTETGLEPDELAALYQWLEADRQGRDPDTAAAGENFEQSPLKRTFKSKVLAHYPENVEWNPFDQDAVNMLCMPKGLSFRTQADSREPQFHSFLITREDGSRTYGFVHTFYEEVTSPQICSAMQTLYQMHQAENPSSATPSSSSSSSMDSLASSLDEADSPSSSSCRSAACGGYDASRDTLYVSKALCLITPMPFMHGCRRFLSQMHRAVTAASPPPLPLESYVHNILYEVPLPPPGRSLKFHGVYEPIVCQRPGPGELPLADFPLGQTFTLLGVENLVQLFNCTLLEMQILLYSQDYQRLMTVAEGITTLLFPFQWQHVYVPILPASLLHFLDAPVPYLMGLQSKEGTDRSKLELPQEANLCFVDIDNHCIELPEDFPQFPNKPEFIQELSEVLLHYGISPVGGAPPTSVPTSSTTTTPGSVSTRHPGLKSQQALRELEDDGRNGNLGGEQLAVLELLQGNATLERLQALAKRTGVRVEALRGVGGEGEAQGGRTAVEEEELRNAKLNVQLREVFASRFTTMFADYEAFVIQSAPDLESWLTNREQMHNFDKASFLSDQPEPYLPFLSHFIETQMFATFIDNKIMSQWEEKEPLLRVFDGRIDKARLYNVRAPSLRSSNYQRCTILKESAQAIEQRLMKIDHTAIHPHLLDMKIGQGKYEQGFFPKLQSDVLSVGPTNNNRWSNRTATAQRRKDRHRQQTEHLTLDNDLKEQVEGCLVLQNSMAFWEWDKASPPPLKPPKKSASECCLKYMQEARSLGKNLRQPKLSDLSPAVIAQTNWKFVEGLLKECRMKTKRMLVEKMGREAVELGHGEANITGLEENTLIASLCDLLERIWSHGLQVKQGKSALWSHLLHYQAREEKLEQQQAESPVSNGPERRKSESSIGMPSLRASVIQDMRHIQSMGEIKTDVGRARAWIRLSLEKKLLSQHLKQLLSRQALTKKLYKRYAFLRCEEEKEQFLFHLLSLNTVDYFCFTSVFTTIMIPYRAVIIPIKKLSNAMTTSNPWVCVSGELGDSGVRQITKNVLEMTFDSAFRPHTHIVAMFKCQNLGKLTTVQLGHDNSGLLAKWLVDCVMVRNEITGHTYKFPCGRWLGKGVDDGSLERVLIGELALPNADEDSGRGCRTPDMQHSPGQTRRVSITSMGGRGYKPTSAQIQEAIGEAVNSICKHFHKPEKERGSLTILLCGEVGLVGALEQFFHNGFKSARLFQKTVFVWDFVEKAVAYMESADQMGDMQETAEPLGLTCVSLCHYVSAINSSPRNIGKDGKFQLLVCLGARDRLLIQWLPLLVECPVIQRMYEESALLRDRTTVNALIAVLQTLHDFPITLEASLVKGIDL; encoded by the exons CTTTGTACCAATGGCTAGAGGCTGACCGCCAAGGCAGGGACCCCGATACAGCAGCCGCAG ggGAGAACTTTGAGCAGAGCCCTTTGAAGAGGACGTTCAAGTCTAAAGTCCTGGCCCACTACCCTGAGAACGTGGAGTGGAACCCTTTCGACCAGGATGCTGTCAACATG CTCTGTATGCCCAAAGGCCTGTCGTTCAGGACACAGGCAGACAGCCGCGAGCCCCAGTTCCACTCCTTCCTGATCACGCGGGAGGACGGCTCTCGCACCTACGGCTTCGTCCACACCTTCTACGAGGAGGTGACGTCGCCTCAGATCTGCTCGGCCATGCAGACCCTCTACCAGATGCACCAGGCAGAGAACCCTTCCTccgccaccccctcctcctcttcctcctccagtaTGGACTCTCTGGCTAGCAGCCTCGACGAAGCAGATTCTCCATCGTCATCCTCGTGCCGGTCGGCGGCGTGCGGCGGCTACGACGCGTCGCGGGACACCCTCTACGTCTCCAAGGCGTTGTGTCTGATCACGCCCATGCCCTTCATGCACGGCTGCCGCCGTTTCCTGTCCCAGATGCACCGGGCCGTCACGGCCGCCTCGCCCCCGCCCCTCCCCCTAGAGAGCTACGTGCACAACATCCTGTACGAGGTGCCCCTGCCCCCTCCGGGGCGCTCGCTGAAGTTCCACGGGGTGTACGAGCCCATCGTGTGTCAGCGTCCTGGGCCTGGGGAGCTGCCTCTGGCTGACTTCCCTCTGGGCCAGACCTTCACTCTGCTGGGGGTAGAGAACCTGGTGCAGCTCTTCAACTGTACCCTGCTGGAGATGCAGATCCTGCTCTACTCACAGG ACTACCAGCGGTTGATGACAGTTGCGGAGGGCATCACCACCCTGCTCTTCCCGTTCCAGTGGCAGCATGTCTACGTGCCCATCCTACCCGCCTCACTGCTGCACTTCCTGGATGCCCCCGTGCCCTACCTCATGGGCCTGCAGTCCAAGGAGGGCACCGACCGCTCCAAACTAGAGCTGCCACAGGAG GCTAACCTGTGCTTCGTGGACATTGACAACCACTGCATCGAGCTGCCTGAGGACTTCCCCCAGTTCCCTAACAAACCAGAGTTCATCCAGGAGCTCAGTGAAGTCCTCCTCCACTACGGCATATCCCCAGTGGGGGGCGCTCCTCCAACCTCTgtccccacctcctccaccaccaccacccctgggTCCGTCTCTACCCGTCACCCTGGTCTGAAGAGCCAACAGGCCCTGAGGGAGCTAGAGGACGATGGGAGGAATGGGAACCTAGGAGGGGAGCAGTTAGCTGTGTTGGAGCTTCTCCAAGGGAACGCTACTCTGGAAAGACTCCAGGCTCTGGCTAAGAGAACGGGGGTCCGTGTGGAAGCCCTGAGGGGGGTAGGGGGTGAGGGAGAGGCCCAGGGGGGGAGGACGGCAGTCGAAGAGGAGGAGCTGAGGAACGCTAAGCTGAATGTACAGCTGAGGGAGGTGTTCGCTAGCAGGTTTACCACGATGTTCGCGGACTATGAGGCCTTCGTCATCCAAAGCGCTCCGGACCTGGAGTCCTGGCTCACCAACCGAGAGCAGATGCACAACTTTGATAAG gcATCCTTCCTATCTGACCAGCCGGAGCCCTACCTGCCCTTCCTGTCCCACTTCATCGAGACCCAGATGTTCGCCACCTTCATCGACAACAAGATCATGTCCCAATGGGAGGAGAAGGAGCCGCTGCTCCGCGTCTTCGACGGACGCATCGATAAAGCTCGTCTATACAATGTTCGAGCCCCAAGTCTGCGGTCCTCCAACTACCAGAGGTGCACCATCCTCAAGGAGTCGG CCCAGGCCATCGAACAGCGGCTGATGAAAATCGACCACACAGCCATCCACCCCCACCTGTTGGATATGAAGATTGGACAGGGCAAATATGAACAGGGCTTCTTCCCCAAGCTGCAGTCTGACGTGCTCTCAGTCGGACCCACCAATAACAA CAGGTGGTCCAATCGTACCGCTACGGCTCAGCGCAGGAAAGACCGTCACAGACAACAAACAGAACACCTGACTCTAGATAACGACCTCAAAGAG CAGGTAGAGGGGTGTCTAGTCCTGCAGAACTCCATGGCGTTTTGGGAGTGGGACAAGGCGTCTCCCCCGCCTCTCAAACCACCAAAAAAGTCTGCCTCTGAGTGCTGCCTG AAGTACATGCAGGAGGCTCGGAGCCTGGGGAAGAACCTCCGTCAGCCCAAGCTGTCTGACCTCTCACCTGCCGTCATCGCTCAGACCAACTGGAAGTTTGTGGAGGGACTACTCAAGGAGTGTCGCATGAAG ACTAAGCGTATGTTGGTGGAGAAGATGGGCAGGGAGGCGGTGGAGCTGGGTCATGGGGAGGCCAACATCACAGGTCTGGAGGAGAACACTCTCATCGCCTCCCTCTGTGACCTGCTGGAGAGGATCTGGAGCCACGGCCTACAAGTCAAACAG GGGAAGTCAGCACTGTGGTCCCACCTGCTGCACTACCAGGCCAGAGAggagaaactggagcagcagcaggcaGAGTCACCAG TGTCAAACGGTCCAGAGAGACGAAAGTCTGAGTCGTCAATAGGGATGCCATCACTGCGAGCGTCCGTCATACAGGATATGAG aCACATCCAGAGTATGGGGGAGATAAAGACTGATGTGGGCAGAGCGAGGGCCTGGATCCGTCTTTCTCTGGAGAAGAAGCTACTCTCCCAACACCTCAAACAACTGCTGTCCCGCCAAGCCTTAACCaa GAAGCTGTATAAGCGCTACGCCTTCCTGCGCtgtgaggaggagaaggagcagtTCCTGTTTCACCTGCTCTCCCTCAACACTGTCGACTACTTTTGTTTCACCAGTGTCTTCACCACTATCA TGATCCCGTACCGCGCCGTCATCATCCCCATCAAGAAGCTGAGCAACGCCATGACGACCTCCAacccgtgggtgtgtgtgtcgggTGAGCTGGGCGACTCGGGCGTCAGGCAGATCACCAAGAACGTCCTGGAGATGACCTTCGAT TCTGCTTTCAGGCCACACACTCACATCGTCGCCATGTTCAAG TGTCAGAACCTGGGTAAGCTGACTACAGTCCAGTTGGGTCATGATAACTCTGGGCTGCTGGCTAAATGGTTGGTGGACTGTGTCATGGTCCGCAACGAGATCACAGGACACACCTACAAGTTCCCGTGTGGGCGGTGGCTTGGCAAAGGCGTGGACGACGGCAGTCTGGAGCGCGTTCTGATTGGTGAGCTGGCGTTGCCCAACGCCGATGAGGATTCTGGGAGAGGGTGTCGCACGCCCGACATGCAGCATTCGCCGGGTCAGACCAGGCGGGTCAGCATCACCTCGATGGGAGGACGCGGATACA AGCCCACCTCAGCTCAAATCCAGGAGGCCATCGGCGAGGCAGTGAACAGCATCTGCAAGCACTTCCACAAGCCTgagaaagag agggGCAGTCTGACCATCCTGCTCTGTGGTGAGGTTGGTCTGGTCGGGGCTCTGGAGCAGTTCTTCCACAACGGCTTCAAGTCCGCCCGCCTCTTCCAGAAGACTGTCTTTGTCTGGGACTTTGTGG AGAAGGCGGTGGCTTACATGGAGTCAGCAGACCAGATGGGGGACATGCAGGAGACTGCTGAGCCCCTGGGCCtgacctgtgtctctctctgtcactatgTCAGTGCCATCAACTCCTCGCCCAGGAACATTGGCAAGGATGGCAAGTTCCAGCTGCTTGTCTGCCTCGGGGCCAG agATCGTCTGCTGATTCAGTGGCTCCCTCTGTTGGTGGAGTGTCCAGTGATCCAGCGGATGTATGAGGAGTCTGCTCTGCTGCGGGACCGGACCACGGTCAATGCTCTCATCGCTGTCCTGCAGACCCTCCACGACTTCCCCATCACCCTGGAGGCCTCGCTTGTCAAGGGCATCGACCTTTAA
- the LOC139534080 gene encoding DENN domain-containing protein 5B-like isoform X6, producing MSGTNAASGAAPCRFAHYFVICGIDTETGLEPDELAGENFEQSPLKRTFKSKVLAHYPENVEWNPFDQDAVNMLCMPKGLSFRTQADSREPQFHSFLITREDGSRTYGFVHTFYEEVTSPQICSAMQTLYQMHQAENPSSATPSSSSSSSMDSLASSLDEADSPSSSSCRSAACGGYDASRDTLYVSKALCLITPMPFMHGCRRFLSQMHRAVTAASPPPLPLESYVHNILYEVPLPPPGRSLKFHGVYEPIVCQRPGPGELPLADFPLGQTFTLLGVENLVQLFNCTLLEMQILLYSQDYQRLMTVAEGITTLLFPFQWQHVYVPILPASLLHFLDAPVPYLMGLQSKEGTDRSKLELPQEANLCFVDIDNHCIELPEDFPQFPNKPEFIQELSEVLLHYGISPVGGAPPTSVPTSSTTTTPGSVSTRHPGLKSQQALRELEDDGRNGNLGGEQLAVLELLQGNATLERLQALAKRTGVRVEALRGVGGEGEAQGGRTAVEEEELRNAKLNVQLREVFASRFTTMFADYEAFVIQSAPDLESWLTNREQMHNFDKASFLSDQPEPYLPFLSHFIETQMFATFIDNKIMSQWEEKEPLLRVFDGRIDKARLYNVRAPSLRSSNYQRCTILKESAQAIEQRLMKIDHTAIHPHLLDMKIGQGKYEQGFFPKLQSDVLSVGPTNNKWSNRTATAQRRKDRHRQQTEHLTLDNDLKEKYMQEARSLGKNLRQPKLSDLSPAVIAQTNWKFVEGLLKECRMKTKRMLVEKMGREAVELGHGEANITGLEENTLIASLCDLLERIWSHGLQVKQGKSALWSHLLHYQAREEKLEQQQAESPVSNGPERRKSESSIGMPSLRASVIQDMRHIQSMGEIKTDVGRARAWIRLSLEKKLLSQHLKQLLSRQALTKKLYKRYAFLRCEEEKEQFLFHLLSLNTVDYFCFTSVFTTIMIPYRAVIIPIKKLSNAMTTSNPWVCVSGELGDSGVRQITKNVLEMTFDSAFRPHTHIVAMFKCQNLGKLTTVQLGHDNSGLLAKWLVDCVMVRNEITGHTYKFPCGRWLGKGVDDGSLERVLIGELALPNADEDSGRGCRTPDMQHSPGQTRRVSITSMGGRGYKPTSAQIQEAIGEAVNSICKHFHKPEKERGSLTILLCGEVGLVGALEQFFHNGFKSARLFQKTVFVWDFVEKAVAYMESADQMGDMQETAEPLGLTCVSLCHYVSAINSSPRNIGKDGKFQLLVCLGARDRLLIQWLPLLVECPVIQRMYEESALLRDRTTVNALIAVLQTLHDFPITLEASLVKGIDL from the exons ggGAGAACTTTGAGCAGAGCCCTTTGAAGAGGACGTTCAAGTCTAAAGTCCTGGCCCACTACCCTGAGAACGTGGAGTGGAACCCTTTCGACCAGGATGCTGTCAACATG CTCTGTATGCCCAAAGGCCTGTCGTTCAGGACACAGGCAGACAGCCGCGAGCCCCAGTTCCACTCCTTCCTGATCACGCGGGAGGACGGCTCTCGCACCTACGGCTTCGTCCACACCTTCTACGAGGAGGTGACGTCGCCTCAGATCTGCTCGGCCATGCAGACCCTCTACCAGATGCACCAGGCAGAGAACCCTTCCTccgccaccccctcctcctcttcctcctccagtaTGGACTCTCTGGCTAGCAGCCTCGACGAAGCAGATTCTCCATCGTCATCCTCGTGCCGGTCGGCGGCGTGCGGCGGCTACGACGCGTCGCGGGACACCCTCTACGTCTCCAAGGCGTTGTGTCTGATCACGCCCATGCCCTTCATGCACGGCTGCCGCCGTTTCCTGTCCCAGATGCACCGGGCCGTCACGGCCGCCTCGCCCCCGCCCCTCCCCCTAGAGAGCTACGTGCACAACATCCTGTACGAGGTGCCCCTGCCCCCTCCGGGGCGCTCGCTGAAGTTCCACGGGGTGTACGAGCCCATCGTGTGTCAGCGTCCTGGGCCTGGGGAGCTGCCTCTGGCTGACTTCCCTCTGGGCCAGACCTTCACTCTGCTGGGGGTAGAGAACCTGGTGCAGCTCTTCAACTGTACCCTGCTGGAGATGCAGATCCTGCTCTACTCACAGG ACTACCAGCGGTTGATGACAGTTGCGGAGGGCATCACCACCCTGCTCTTCCCGTTCCAGTGGCAGCATGTCTACGTGCCCATCCTACCCGCCTCACTGCTGCACTTCCTGGATGCCCCCGTGCCCTACCTCATGGGCCTGCAGTCCAAGGAGGGCACCGACCGCTCCAAACTAGAGCTGCCACAGGAG GCTAACCTGTGCTTCGTGGACATTGACAACCACTGCATCGAGCTGCCTGAGGACTTCCCCCAGTTCCCTAACAAACCAGAGTTCATCCAGGAGCTCAGTGAAGTCCTCCTCCACTACGGCATATCCCCAGTGGGGGGCGCTCCTCCAACCTCTgtccccacctcctccaccaccaccacccctgggTCCGTCTCTACCCGTCACCCTGGTCTGAAGAGCCAACAGGCCCTGAGGGAGCTAGAGGACGATGGGAGGAATGGGAACCTAGGAGGGGAGCAGTTAGCTGTGTTGGAGCTTCTCCAAGGGAACGCTACTCTGGAAAGACTCCAGGCTCTGGCTAAGAGAACGGGGGTCCGTGTGGAAGCCCTGAGGGGGGTAGGGGGTGAGGGAGAGGCCCAGGGGGGGAGGACGGCAGTCGAAGAGGAGGAGCTGAGGAACGCTAAGCTGAATGTACAGCTGAGGGAGGTGTTCGCTAGCAGGTTTACCACGATGTTCGCGGACTATGAGGCCTTCGTCATCCAAAGCGCTCCGGACCTGGAGTCCTGGCTCACCAACCGAGAGCAGATGCACAACTTTGATAAG gcATCCTTCCTATCTGACCAGCCGGAGCCCTACCTGCCCTTCCTGTCCCACTTCATCGAGACCCAGATGTTCGCCACCTTCATCGACAACAAGATCATGTCCCAATGGGAGGAGAAGGAGCCGCTGCTCCGCGTCTTCGACGGACGCATCGATAAAGCTCGTCTATACAATGTTCGAGCCCCAAGTCTGCGGTCCTCCAACTACCAGAGGTGCACCATCCTCAAGGAGTCGG CCCAGGCCATCGAACAGCGGCTGATGAAAATCGACCACACAGCCATCCACCCCCACCTGTTGGATATGAAGATTGGACAGGGCAAATATGAACAGGGCTTCTTCCCCAAGCTGCAGTCTGACGTGCTCTCAGTCGGACCCACCAATAACAA GTGGTCCAATCGTACCGCTACGGCTCAGCGCAGGAAAGACCGTCACAGACAACAAACAGAACACCTGACTCTAGATAACGACCTCAAAGAG AAGTACATGCAGGAGGCTCGGAGCCTGGGGAAGAACCTCCGTCAGCCCAAGCTGTCTGACCTCTCACCTGCCGTCATCGCTCAGACCAACTGGAAGTTTGTGGAGGGACTACTCAAGGAGTGTCGCATGAAG ACTAAGCGTATGTTGGTGGAGAAGATGGGCAGGGAGGCGGTGGAGCTGGGTCATGGGGAGGCCAACATCACAGGTCTGGAGGAGAACACTCTCATCGCCTCCCTCTGTGACCTGCTGGAGAGGATCTGGAGCCACGGCCTACAAGTCAAACAG GGGAAGTCAGCACTGTGGTCCCACCTGCTGCACTACCAGGCCAGAGAggagaaactggagcagcagcaggcaGAGTCACCAG TGTCAAACGGTCCAGAGAGACGAAAGTCTGAGTCGTCAATAGGGATGCCATCACTGCGAGCGTCCGTCATACAGGATATGAG aCACATCCAGAGTATGGGGGAGATAAAGACTGATGTGGGCAGAGCGAGGGCCTGGATCCGTCTTTCTCTGGAGAAGAAGCTACTCTCCCAACACCTCAAACAACTGCTGTCCCGCCAAGCCTTAACCaa GAAGCTGTATAAGCGCTACGCCTTCCTGCGCtgtgaggaggagaaggagcagtTCCTGTTTCACCTGCTCTCCCTCAACACTGTCGACTACTTTTGTTTCACCAGTGTCTTCACCACTATCA TGATCCCGTACCGCGCCGTCATCATCCCCATCAAGAAGCTGAGCAACGCCATGACGACCTCCAacccgtgggtgtgtgtgtcgggTGAGCTGGGCGACTCGGGCGTCAGGCAGATCACCAAGAACGTCCTGGAGATGACCTTCGAT TCTGCTTTCAGGCCACACACTCACATCGTCGCCATGTTCAAG TGTCAGAACCTGGGTAAGCTGACTACAGTCCAGTTGGGTCATGATAACTCTGGGCTGCTGGCTAAATGGTTGGTGGACTGTGTCATGGTCCGCAACGAGATCACAGGACACACCTACAAGTTCCCGTGTGGGCGGTGGCTTGGCAAAGGCGTGGACGACGGCAGTCTGGAGCGCGTTCTGATTGGTGAGCTGGCGTTGCCCAACGCCGATGAGGATTCTGGGAGAGGGTGTCGCACGCCCGACATGCAGCATTCGCCGGGTCAGACCAGGCGGGTCAGCATCACCTCGATGGGAGGACGCGGATACA AGCCCACCTCAGCTCAAATCCAGGAGGCCATCGGCGAGGCAGTGAACAGCATCTGCAAGCACTTCCACAAGCCTgagaaagag agggGCAGTCTGACCATCCTGCTCTGTGGTGAGGTTGGTCTGGTCGGGGCTCTGGAGCAGTTCTTCCACAACGGCTTCAAGTCCGCCCGCCTCTTCCAGAAGACTGTCTTTGTCTGGGACTTTGTGG AGAAGGCGGTGGCTTACATGGAGTCAGCAGACCAGATGGGGGACATGCAGGAGACTGCTGAGCCCCTGGGCCtgacctgtgtctctctctgtcactatgTCAGTGCCATCAACTCCTCGCCCAGGAACATTGGCAAGGATGGCAAGTTCCAGCTGCTTGTCTGCCTCGGGGCCAG agATCGTCTGCTGATTCAGTGGCTCCCTCTGTTGGTGGAGTGTCCAGTGATCCAGCGGATGTATGAGGAGTCTGCTCTGCTGCGGGACCGGACCACGGTCAATGCTCTCATCGCTGTCCTGCAGACCCTCCACGACTTCCCCATCACCCTGGAGGCCTCGCTTGTCAAGGGCATCGACCTTTAA